CAGCACGCCTTTCGGTCGACTGCCAGCCACGGAGCGAAGGTTCAGCCACGGTTGAACCCCTTTGCGAACTCCCACGGCAAGAACAGCGACTGACGATGAGCCACCGCTGAGTTGCGATTCCAAGCGACCCGCTCGCACTCCATTGGAGCTGCCAGCATTCTCCGCCTCGATTGTGACTCGCTGCAGGCAGCGTTCAACCGCCAGTCACCCGATAAAACTCGCCCGGCCCCAGCACTGCCAATCGCAGGAAACGCTGACGCCCGGCGCCCCACACAACGTCCCCGTACTTGAAGGATCATCGACATGTCGCGTTACACCGGTCCGAAGGCCCGCATCAACCGCCGTCTCGGCGCCATGATTTTCGAGAGCGCCGGCGCCGCGAAGGCCTCTGATCGTCGCCCGAACGCCCCGGGCATGGCCCCGCCGGTCCGCAAGATGTCGACGTACGGCGAGTCGATGCGTGAGAAGCAAAAGATCAAGTACTACTATGGCCTCGGCGAACGCCAACTTCGTCGCGTCTTCGAGCACTCGAAGCACGCCGAAGGCGACACCGGAACCCAAATGCTCGTGCTGTGCGAGCGTCGTCTCGACAGCGTCGTCCGCTTGGCGGGCTTTACCAAGACGCGTCCTCAGGCCAGGCAGGGCGTCTGCCACGGCCACTTCACCGTCAACGGCCGTCACTGCGATGTCGCTTCAATGACCGTTCGCGTCGGCGACGTCATTCACGTGAAGCGTCGCGGCGGTCTCACGGACCTCTACGGCGGTAACTTGGCGGCCTTCGACGGCCAAGCCGCCGATTGGCTGCACGTCGACTCGGAACGGTTGATGATCACAGTGACTCGTCTTCCCGCGAAGGAAGACGTCACGCTGCCGGTGAACGTGCAGATGGTCGTCGAATTGCTGTCGCGCTAGTCTTGCTGTCACAGTAGTCGGCCGGTAGCCGCCAGCCGTTGGCTGGCGACTTTCCAACCGCGAGTTTCTCGCTTTCAAGAACCCCAGCATAAGCTAGTCGGACAAACCGCACATTTTACATATTTCTCGATCTATAAAAATTCTTACGAAGGAGAGCCATCGAACTCAACGCCCGCATCTTCGCGATTGAACGTCAGCCCCAGCAATGGATTGGATTCTCGCCCGAGCGCTGAGCCGTCTCTCCATCCTTAGCGTCCGCCCCTGCGGACGTTCTTCCGACTCCAACTGCGAGTCGTCTGCGCTGCCCCGGAACCTGCTGTTCCCGGCCCTCTGCGCTTTGCCCCCCAGTGAAATCCCCTCGTTCCCACATCACCACGTTTCATCTTGGAGTGTTCTCATGAAGAAATCGATCGCGGCGCTCGTCGCCGCCGTGGCTCTCTGCGCCAGCACGGCGTTTGCCGTTCCCACCTCGTTCGTCGTCCCCAACGGTTCGACCTCGCCCTTCGACTCCTGGTCGCTTGGCGCCGCCAACTCGGTGCACGCCCAGTGGGAAGTCTTCACCGACGCCTACAGCGCGCCGGGCAAC
This sequence is a window from Lacipirellula parvula. Protein-coding genes within it:
- the rpsD gene encoding 30S ribosomal protein S4; amino-acid sequence: MSRYTGPKARINRRLGAMIFESAGAAKASDRRPNAPGMAPPVRKMSTYGESMREKQKIKYYYGLGERQLRRVFEHSKHAEGDTGTQMLVLCERRLDSVVRLAGFTKTRPQARQGVCHGHFTVNGRHCDVASMTVRVGDVIHVKRRGGLTDLYGGNLAAFDGQAADWLHVDSERLMITVTRLPAKEDVTLPVNVQMVVELLSR